A genomic region of Alicyclobacillus sp. SO9 contains the following coding sequences:
- a CDS encoding DUF4350 domain-containing protein translates to MKFRMWMVVSGLLVVYLAVGLWTTSVSSKPVDIAGSALSSGQQGSMALERTWRQLRLPWENWEQIPGFLPKSSNSVYVSVEPQQSVYQPQDVSALLHFASAGNTVIFAVSQQDAVLQKLNVSVNPISEHTVRTLSGPHKKWSNTSFTTADELNGAGLQVAQKLWRDGQGNVLGAVFKQGNGSMVLWAAPSVWENGTIDKGDNFQFVWNLIGNRKVFWDEYGHGLSSQSLIKWMFHGWRLLALILFILALFLYLYKNLWRFGPVRNPQLEPPMQGTDFMDALAWQMTRPALRRNQYEHLVPLVQKRLAQHGRYRGVATIEAATKWIEARRAPELSAVWQAWMKLADAGYQAKRWREFLKLTRTLLKQAEDYREESTDSEARMGHEVRHTK, encoded by the coding sequence ATGAAGTTCAGGATGTGGATGGTTGTCTCAGGGCTGTTAGTTGTCTATCTCGCCGTTGGATTGTGGACGACCAGTGTAAGTAGCAAGCCTGTGGATATTGCGGGATCGGCATTGTCTTCAGGGCAACAAGGGTCAATGGCATTGGAACGAACATGGCGTCAATTAAGACTGCCCTGGGAGAACTGGGAACAGATTCCCGGCTTTCTCCCGAAATCGTCTAATTCGGTATACGTGTCGGTGGAACCGCAGCAAAGCGTCTATCAGCCGCAGGACGTGTCAGCGCTCTTACACTTTGCGTCAGCAGGCAACACCGTAATTTTTGCAGTCTCACAACAGGATGCGGTGTTGCAGAAGTTAAACGTATCGGTAAACCCTATCTCGGAACACACAGTTAGGACTCTATCTGGTCCGCATAAAAAGTGGAGCAACACGTCCTTTACGACTGCAGATGAGCTGAACGGGGCTGGATTACAGGTTGCACAAAAGTTGTGGAGAGACGGGCAAGGAAATGTTCTGGGAGCAGTTTTCAAACAAGGGAATGGCAGTATGGTCTTGTGGGCAGCGCCATCCGTATGGGAAAATGGTACGATTGACAAAGGCGACAACTTTCAATTTGTTTGGAATCTGATAGGGAATAGAAAGGTTTTTTGGGATGAATACGGCCACGGCTTGTCTAGTCAAAGCCTCATCAAATGGATGTTTCACGGGTGGAGGCTGTTAGCTCTCATCCTGTTTATTCTAGCGCTGTTCCTGTACCTGTACAAAAACTTGTGGCGTTTTGGTCCTGTTCGAAATCCACAGTTAGAACCACCCATGCAGGGGACAGACTTTATGGATGCACTGGCGTGGCAAATGACGAGACCGGCCCTCAGGCGGAACCAATACGAGCACTTGGTACCCCTTGTGCAAAAGCGGTTGGCTCAGCACGGGCGCTACAGAGGAGTGGCTACGATTGAAGCCGCAACAAAGTGGATAGAGGCACGCAGAGCTCCTGAGCTGTCTGCTGTCTGGCAGGCTTGGATGAAGCTTGCTGATGCTGGGTATCAAGCGAAGCGGTGGCGAGAGTTCCTGAAGTTGACACGGACACTGCTGAAACAAGCCGAAGACTACCGTGAAGAATCCACGGACAGTGAAGCGCGTATGGGTCATGAGGTACGGCACACAAAATGA
- a CDS encoding manganese efflux pump, which translates to MAAVKVIVLILSLGMDTLLMSIGVGVVQAKGKLKIAVTFACAEAFMPLFGLLIGQAAGQIIGAWAAIVGGFALLALAGWVIFFEDDAHQEKLEHSLAGWTLVLTALSISVDELAVGFSIGIIGVPVALTIALIALQALLFTFVGITVGAKLRPFFGEWSEKLTGVVLALLGLWILIDAVIHVVRR; encoded by the coding sequence TTGGCGGCCGTAAAAGTGATTGTACTTATTTTGTCTCTGGGCATGGATACGCTTCTGATGTCGATTGGCGTGGGAGTTGTACAGGCGAAAGGAAAACTGAAAATTGCAGTGACGTTTGCTTGTGCCGAAGCGTTCATGCCCCTGTTTGGCTTACTAATCGGCCAAGCTGCCGGTCAAATCATTGGTGCGTGGGCAGCCATTGTCGGTGGATTCGCGCTTTTGGCCTTGGCTGGGTGGGTCATCTTCTTTGAAGACGACGCCCATCAAGAAAAGTTAGAGCACAGCCTTGCTGGGTGGACTTTAGTTCTCACAGCGCTGAGTATTAGCGTCGATGAGTTGGCTGTGGGGTTCTCCATCGGAATTATCGGAGTTCCCGTGGCTCTGACAATCGCCTTAATTGCGCTTCAAGCCCTCCTCTTCACATTCGTTGGAATCACAGTCGGAGCAAAGCTTAGGCCTTTCTTTGGTGAATGGTCAGAGAAACTGACGGGTGTTGTCCTTGCACTGCTCGGTCTATGGATACTGATTGACGCCGTCATTCACGTGGTTCGTCGATAG
- a CDS encoding DUF4129 domain-containing protein, whose protein sequence is MSAISYSEAKHSLHHVLQEPAFHQSGPKHPWWFPVLQWVLKHVHFSVHFGQLKPLAWVVTAVIAVVFITVAGIWLTYRWRRRSWKLVERSLTSESRTTLDEQIEESVAANDFELTLHLLITACIRFAQSREWLRDNPYKTARRCLRELEDKADRDFIALFSELTRTAEEVVFARKKADSERVLRLWQQVRLWREKVSA, encoded by the coding sequence GTGTCTGCAATATCCTACTCAGAGGCCAAACACTCCCTGCATCATGTGTTGCAGGAGCCTGCGTTTCATCAGTCTGGACCAAAGCACCCTTGGTGGTTTCCTGTATTGCAGTGGGTGCTTAAGCATGTGCACTTCTCTGTGCATTTTGGTCAACTGAAGCCGTTGGCATGGGTCGTCACTGCTGTGATTGCTGTCGTGTTCATCACGGTAGCTGGAATTTGGTTGACCTATCGTTGGCGTCGGCGGTCGTGGAAACTGGTAGAGCGGAGTTTGACATCAGAGTCGAGAACTACGCTGGACGAGCAGATTGAGGAGTCAGTGGCAGCCAACGACTTTGAACTAACCCTGCATTTGCTCATCACGGCCTGTATCCGTTTCGCCCAGTCCAGAGAATGGTTAAGGGATAATCCGTATAAAACAGCACGGCGGTGCCTGCGTGAGCTGGAAGACAAGGCTGACAGAGACTTCATTGCTTTGTTTTCGGAGTTGACAAGAACAGCAGAGGAAGTTGTATTCGCGCGAAAGAAGGCGGATAGTGAGCGAGTCTTGCGATTGTGGCAACAGGTGCGCCTGTGGAGAGAGAAGGTGTCCGCATGA
- a CDS encoding glycerophosphoryl diester phosphodiesterase membrane domain-containing protein has protein sequence MAEQREFSRDVQPRDFGALLDDVFRLYRSHFRFWFIASAAVLIPFMVLKSIFSVHATKNVQQLLHTIMTNTAHTQSALQTFNQAQQQLGLSTMVMVLLFLEVLVVNPLLYGTLLHFVTELRLFNHEANVDESFSRSARRLFAVILTQLLIFVLYVAAVVIIGLVSVLLFVAARAVHVSWVAGILIGLIIVALIVGAIWIRIRLVFTTSAVIEDGHAGWSALVRSWQLTKGNFWRSLGFLFVVGLIVDVLQGAIGLVIQGLIPGAVLDLILTSLVTLFALPFSFLAQATLYIDLRVRTDAPDLQSWLHSSDNLDSKE, from the coding sequence GTGGCAGAGCAACGAGAGTTTTCACGCGACGTCCAGCCACGCGATTTTGGCGCATTGCTGGATGACGTCTTTCGCTTATATCGGTCTCATTTTCGATTTTGGTTTATTGCATCGGCTGCGGTACTTATTCCCTTCATGGTTCTAAAGTCTATTTTTAGTGTTCACGCAACGAAGAACGTGCAACAGTTGCTACATACGATAATGACCAATACGGCTCACACGCAGTCTGCACTGCAGACCTTTAACCAAGCTCAACAGCAACTCGGGCTCAGCACTATGGTTATGGTGTTGCTGTTCCTTGAGGTGCTTGTGGTAAATCCCCTTTTGTATGGGACTTTGCTTCACTTTGTTACCGAACTTCGGTTGTTCAATCACGAAGCCAACGTAGACGAGTCCTTTTCGCGGTCTGCGAGACGCCTCTTTGCGGTGATACTGACGCAACTCCTTATCTTCGTTTTATATGTGGCCGCCGTCGTCATAATTGGTCTGGTTAGTGTTCTGCTGTTTGTTGCGGCTCGTGCCGTTCATGTGAGTTGGGTGGCCGGCATTTTAATCGGACTTATTATTGTGGCCCTTATTGTGGGAGCTATTTGGATTCGGATTCGACTGGTCTTCACGACCTCGGCCGTCATCGAGGATGGACACGCAGGGTGGTCTGCTTTGGTGCGGTCGTGGCAGCTTACGAAAGGAAACTTTTGGAGGTCCCTTGGCTTTCTCTTTGTTGTCGGTCTGATTGTCGATGTACTCCAGGGTGCCATCGGCCTAGTGATTCAGGGACTCATACCTGGGGCGGTGCTCGATTTGATTTTAACGAGTCTCGTCACTTTGTTTGCTCTGCCGTTTTCTTTCCTGGCACAAGCAACATTGTACATCGATTTACGTGTGCGTACGGATGCCCCTGATTTACAGTCCTGGCTGCATTCGTCTGATAATCTGGATTCGAAAGAGTGA
- a CDS encoding stage II sporulation protein M → MNVQQFRRQRERRWRKLEKLTTSSLTFESSPELDEFIRLYQETSSDLAYAKTYFPADPLTSYLNSLIVTAYPRMYQKKRGGSQNLFAFLRRAFPQLFRSYFSYILVAALISLFGALYGYILVYQSPVNAYHLLPASFVHQFQPSKAGPHAVNAPIMSTLIMTHNMLVALEAFVGGATLGLFTIYALWQNGLILGILAAVFQRAGRSVVFWSLIVPHGVTELTAIFVAGGAGLMFARYLAAPGQFTRGKAIEYGGKRAVLLFLGTVPMLAVAGTIEGFVTPSSAPDWVKFGTAIITLLFWILYFGWAGRSADAQPGSSTFSDSASISGADKPLPYPPPHRKAGIPRR, encoded by the coding sequence ATGAATGTACAGCAGTTTCGCCGTCAGCGAGAACGGCGTTGGCGAAAGCTAGAAAAACTCACAACCTCGTCACTGACCTTCGAGAGCAGTCCGGAATTGGACGAGTTTATTCGATTATATCAGGAAACTTCCAGTGATTTAGCTTATGCAAAAACGTATTTTCCGGCCGATCCCCTGACATCTTACCTAAATTCACTAATTGTCACTGCCTATCCTCGCATGTATCAGAAAAAACGAGGCGGGTCGCAGAACTTGTTCGCATTTCTTCGCCGTGCATTTCCACAACTGTTTCGGAGCTACTTTTCATATATTCTGGTCGCCGCCCTCATTTCCTTGTTCGGCGCCTTATACGGCTATATCCTAGTCTATCAGTCACCCGTCAATGCCTATCACCTGTTGCCTGCAAGCTTTGTCCACCAGTTCCAGCCCAGTAAAGCAGGGCCCCACGCTGTCAACGCACCCATTATGTCGACCTTGATTATGACACACAACATGCTGGTGGCTTTAGAGGCTTTTGTTGGAGGTGCAACACTTGGTTTGTTTACCATCTACGCGCTGTGGCAGAACGGTCTCATTCTCGGCATTCTGGCTGCAGTATTCCAGCGCGCCGGACGCTCCGTCGTGTTCTGGAGTCTGATAGTACCTCACGGCGTAACAGAACTGACCGCCATCTTTGTTGCGGGCGGAGCGGGACTCATGTTCGCACGCTATTTGGCCGCCCCAGGACAGTTCACGAGGGGCAAAGCCATCGAATACGGCGGAAAGCGCGCCGTTTTACTGTTTCTCGGTACGGTTCCCATGCTGGCAGTAGCAGGAACTATCGAAGGTTTTGTTACGCCAAGCTCCGCTCCTGACTGGGTGAAGTTTGGCACAGCCATTATTACGCTTTTGTTTTGGATCCTGTACTTCGGCTGGGCTGGCCGGTCTGCCGACGCGCAACCAGGTTCAAGCACGTTTAGCGACTCCGCCTCAATCTCCGGCGCAGATAAGCCGCTACCGTATCCACCACCACATCGGAAGGCTGGGATTCCACGACGCTGA
- a CDS encoding cation diffusion facilitator family transporter: MDEDQQHRHKDNLNHSHQQGHNHNHEGVFHSHAPAGKMKTAFFLTAVILVVEFAGGLISHSLALLSDAGHVLTDIISIGLSWFALRQSEKPSNTRMTYGYYRSGILAALFNGMLLILITIWILWEAYGRFRNPEHVAPLWMFISAGVGLLVNLYLGLGMRHDEDLNVRSAVLHMLGDASASAAVIVGGIIIAFTNWFVIDPVLSVLISILIAMGAWRIVKQTVAILMEGTPKGIDFDKVVSEMKSIPGVQDVHDVHIWSITSGKNALSCHVVINGDMTIHESQNVLRDMEHRLVHMGIGHVTIQAEDTAHPHDDSELCCTEELAHEH, translated from the coding sequence ATGGATGAAGACCAACAGCATCGACACAAAGACAACTTGAATCACTCGCACCAGCAAGGGCACAACCACAATCACGAGGGTGTCTTCCATTCACATGCCCCGGCAGGCAAGATGAAGACCGCCTTTTTCTTAACCGCCGTTATCCTTGTCGTTGAGTTTGCAGGCGGTCTGATTTCCCACAGCCTTGCACTTTTATCTGATGCCGGACACGTATTGACCGACATCATTTCAATTGGGCTCTCGTGGTTTGCTTTAAGACAATCGGAAAAGCCTTCGAATACGAGAATGACTTACGGGTATTATCGATCAGGCATTTTGGCAGCACTGTTCAACGGCATGCTGTTGATACTTATCACGATTTGGATTCTTTGGGAAGCCTACGGTCGATTTAGAAACCCAGAGCACGTCGCACCGTTGTGGATGTTTATCAGTGCCGGTGTCGGTCTATTGGTAAATCTTTATCTAGGACTCGGAATGCGTCATGACGAAGACCTGAATGTGAGAAGTGCCGTCTTACATATGCTCGGAGATGCGTCGGCGTCCGCGGCAGTGATTGTTGGCGGCATCATCATTGCCTTTACAAATTGGTTCGTTATCGATCCCGTTCTCAGTGTCCTAATATCAATTCTGATTGCCATGGGGGCCTGGAGGATCGTCAAGCAAACTGTCGCTATATTAATGGAAGGTACCCCAAAAGGCATCGACTTTGATAAGGTTGTCAGCGAGATGAAGTCAATCCCCGGAGTTCAGGACGTACACGATGTCCATATCTGGAGTATCACAAGCGGTAAAAACGCACTGTCTTGTCACGTGGTCATAAATGGTGACATGACAATTCACGAGAGCCAAAATGTCTTGCGCGATATGGAACATCGCTTGGTGCATATGGGGATTGGGCACGTCACTATCCAAGCAGAAGATACAGCACACCCCCATGACGATTCGGAACTCTGCTGTACGGAAGAACTGGCCCATGAGCACTGA
- a CDS encoding DUF58 domain-containing protein, with translation MTSWLAWWKTWRRRAKRTVPSYRLTGIVAGVGLLNFLLANWLIHSVWVWGALLLVLAALTLADLVDLRTIEVHGTRDVTPRPQLYIPMKVTGLLSVRPSVRRIAGVDLGFSGPLEQESKVEYQPANHLDSLSFSQVVVPVKRGYTTVSPMDIKVRSRFGLWDQYVRIGQAEEVLVIPDLTTWRRAVAALERTLSQEGAHVKPLSAGDSEFSHLAEYVPDDDPRRINWGATARRGRLMKNSYQAEQGQQLIVAVDASRYMQVTLEDGKTRLDYAIECAAALASASLDVGDRVGVLAFTHKMLFRLPPRHGRRHWEQIVEELAGVEAEMVQGGYEGLLRHLTGSFHRRSLLVIVSELEGLQSDPAFLGILHRVQRQHPVLFVTLTDIDAQKRAEQVPAKTEDVSRLAAAHWVLNERNRVRQAMIQKGVSVVESQPSDVVVDTVAAYLRRRLRRSR, from the coding sequence ATGACTTCGTGGCTCGCATGGTGGAAAACGTGGCGGCGCCGCGCTAAAAGAACGGTCCCGTCATATCGCCTGACAGGGATTGTGGCAGGCGTCGGTCTGCTGAATTTCTTGCTTGCAAACTGGCTTATTCATTCTGTATGGGTGTGGGGAGCACTCTTGCTTGTACTCGCCGCGCTTACCCTTGCCGATCTCGTTGATTTGCGCACCATCGAGGTACACGGCACCCGGGACGTCACGCCTCGCCCGCAGTTGTACATACCCATGAAAGTCACCGGATTACTCTCCGTGCGACCGTCAGTTCGGCGAATTGCTGGAGTAGATCTGGGGTTTTCCGGCCCGCTGGAGCAAGAGTCAAAGGTGGAGTATCAGCCTGCCAATCATCTGGACAGTCTTTCCTTCTCTCAAGTGGTTGTCCCCGTCAAGCGCGGATACACCACTGTATCTCCCATGGATATCAAGGTCCGAAGCCGCTTCGGGTTGTGGGACCAGTATGTGCGTATCGGACAGGCTGAAGAGGTGCTTGTCATACCGGATTTGACAACTTGGAGAAGAGCGGTGGCAGCGCTGGAACGAACGTTGTCACAAGAAGGCGCACATGTCAAACCGCTGAGCGCAGGAGACAGCGAGTTTTCTCACCTTGCAGAATACGTTCCTGACGATGACCCGCGCCGCATTAACTGGGGTGCCACTGCGCGACGCGGACGACTCATGAAGAACAGCTATCAAGCAGAGCAAGGTCAGCAACTGATTGTCGCAGTGGACGCCAGTCGGTATATGCAAGTGACCCTTGAAGACGGTAAAACGCGACTTGATTACGCGATTGAGTGCGCTGCGGCATTGGCCTCGGCCAGCCTTGATGTTGGCGATCGCGTTGGTGTGCTGGCATTTACGCATAAAATGCTGTTTCGGTTACCGCCCCGACATGGACGCCGGCACTGGGAACAAATTGTCGAAGAGTTGGCAGGGGTTGAAGCAGAAATGGTACAAGGGGGTTATGAAGGACTGTTGCGGCATCTGACAGGAAGCTTTCATCGGAGAAGTCTGCTGGTGATTGTGTCTGAGTTGGAAGGTCTGCAAAGTGACCCTGCGTTCCTCGGTATCTTACACCGTGTACAGCGTCAGCACCCGGTGTTGTTTGTCACTCTCACTGATATTGATGCACAGAAAAGGGCGGAACAGGTGCCCGCAAAGACGGAAGATGTGTCTCGGCTGGCAGCGGCCCATTGGGTGCTGAATGAACGAAATCGAGTGCGGCAGGCCATGATCCAGAAGGGAGTCAGCGTCGTGGAATCCCAGCCTTCCGATGTGGTGGTGGATACGGTAGCGGCTTATCTGCGCCGGAGATTGAGGCGGAGTCGCTAA
- a CDS encoding metalloregulator ArsR/SmtB family transcription factor, producing MAVNLDKCRKTSIHEDAVSDCLDDQLHDTEVLSLSQSFKALADPTRIRILSNLIRRELCVCDLAEILGMTQSAVSHQLRTLRMMRIVKNRREGNTVYYTCDDAHITGLLQLGIDHIKHIE from the coding sequence ATGGCTGTCAATTTAGATAAGTGCCGGAAGACAAGTATTCATGAAGATGCTGTTTCGGACTGCTTGGACGACCAACTTCACGATACAGAAGTCTTGTCGCTGTCGCAATCGTTTAAGGCTCTGGCAGACCCCACCCGCATTCGGATTTTAAGTAACTTAATTCGACGGGAACTCTGTGTTTGTGATTTGGCTGAGATTCTTGGAATGACACAGTCTGCCGTTTCTCACCAGCTGCGGACACTGCGCATGATGCGCATCGTCAAAAACCGGAGAGAAGGCAATACTGTTTACTATACATGTGACGACGCACATATTACCGGCTTACTGCAGTTGGGCATAGACCATATTAAACACATTGAATAG
- a CDS encoding MoxR family ATPase encodes MDGRIAALEEQLRDVVFGQEEAIHQVLVALLAGGHVLLEGVPGLGKTRLAKSLAHFVSSDYRRIQFTPDLMPSDIVGNVIFDVKGSEFQVHQGPVFANILLADEINRTPPKTQAALLEAMEEGQVSIYGATHELPNPFFVIATQNPIEYEGTYPLPEAQLDRFLMMVRLSYPEPSAERRMLKEHKIGFADYIARASAVLDVNELRDHRRRVQQMTAADEVLDYIVQLTRASRSLEGVMLGASPRAGTALLDAAKAVAYTDNRDYVIPDDVLEIAAPVLRHRLILDPNAEVEGLSADDFVARMVENVAAPR; translated from the coding sequence ATGGATGGGAGAATTGCGGCGTTAGAAGAACAACTGAGAGATGTTGTATTTGGACAGGAGGAAGCCATTCACCAAGTTCTGGTCGCTCTGTTGGCGGGAGGTCATGTGCTCCTGGAAGGTGTGCCTGGTCTCGGGAAAACGCGTCTGGCCAAAAGCCTGGCACACTTCGTCTCCAGTGATTATCGGAGGATTCAATTCACACCTGATTTGATGCCGAGTGATATCGTGGGGAACGTCATATTTGACGTGAAGGGGAGTGAGTTTCAGGTACACCAGGGTCCGGTATTCGCCAACATACTATTGGCGGATGAAATCAACCGCACTCCTCCAAAGACTCAAGCTGCGCTGCTGGAAGCAATGGAGGAAGGCCAGGTGTCTATTTATGGGGCAACTCACGAGCTTCCTAATCCGTTTTTTGTCATAGCGACTCAGAATCCCATTGAATATGAGGGAACCTATCCTCTGCCGGAAGCGCAGTTGGACCGGTTCTTAATGATGGTTCGACTGAGCTATCCGGAGCCCTCTGCTGAGCGCCGTATGCTCAAGGAACACAAAATCGGGTTTGCGGACTACATTGCACGTGCCAGTGCTGTGCTGGATGTGAATGAATTGCGAGACCACAGGCGTCGTGTGCAACAAATGACAGCAGCGGACGAAGTTCTTGATTACATCGTACAACTGACGCGGGCATCACGGAGCCTGGAAGGCGTCATGTTGGGAGCAAGTCCTCGGGCCGGCACCGCTCTACTTGACGCAGCTAAAGCTGTTGCCTATACGGACAACCGTGATTATGTGATTCCGGACGATGTCCTGGAAATCGCAGCGCCTGTTTTGCGGCACCGCTTAATCCTGGACCCAAATGCAGAAGTGGAGGGACTCAGTGCGGATGACTTCGTGGCTCGCATGGTGGAAAACGTGGCGGCGCCGCGCTAA
- a CDS encoding RDD family protein, with translation MDQSTVKVRTPEHVELEYELAGIGSRGLAQLLDLLILAAVYTVIIVALILWLVLHILGGATSYIIGGAILISFFTFWGYFILFEYYMSGQTPGKRLLHIRVVRRDGRPPGFLSVLLRNLFRLIDILPSAYLLGVIVMIANKNERRIGDLIGGTMVVTASAKSGAVLRSLEDLDSVYGSLKPTDVTQFDDLGANVKAENVDEDTQQEIVTVYAVPVALAVKKSLSPSWEDFLAAFDKRQRSMTREKKLELAAAAWEKLLAEKQAAAVDKNGQELETVNLELQYKLELIAALAEHTRVRQLTRKQRKTRMQPRRKRP, from the coding sequence GTGGATCAATCAACTGTGAAGGTCCGTACGCCGGAACATGTGGAACTCGAATATGAACTGGCAGGCATCGGTTCCCGCGGATTGGCTCAGCTCCTGGACCTTCTCATTTTAGCAGCTGTGTACACTGTAATTATCGTCGCTTTAATCCTTTGGCTCGTACTGCACATTCTTGGCGGCGCCACGTCCTACATTATCGGCGGAGCCATTCTCATATCCTTTTTTACCTTCTGGGGATATTTTATCCTATTTGAGTACTATATGTCGGGTCAAACTCCAGGAAAGCGTTTATTGCACATCCGCGTGGTTCGTCGAGATGGTCGCCCTCCCGGCTTCTTATCCGTATTGCTTCGCAATCTGTTTCGGTTGATTGATATCCTTCCGAGTGCCTATTTGCTCGGTGTCATTGTTATGATAGCGAATAAAAATGAAAGACGCATTGGCGATCTCATTGGCGGTACCATGGTTGTGACGGCATCGGCAAAGTCCGGTGCTGTACTGCGTTCCCTTGAAGACTTGGACAGTGTCTATGGGAGCCTGAAGCCAACTGATGTAACCCAATTTGACGATTTGGGCGCTAACGTCAAAGCTGAAAACGTGGACGAGGACACCCAGCAAGAAATCGTAACCGTGTACGCTGTTCCGGTTGCACTGGCTGTGAAGAAAAGTCTGTCACCATCTTGGGAGGACTTCTTGGCTGCTTTTGACAAGAGACAGCGGAGCATGACTCGTGAGAAGAAACTGGAATTAGCAGCAGCGGCATGGGAAAAACTGCTTGCTGAGAAACAGGCTGCTGCGGTGGATAAAAATGGGCAAGAGTTGGAAACCGTGAATTTGGAACTACAGTATAAGCTGGAACTCATCGCCGCTTTAGCAGAACATACTCGTGTTCGGCAATTGACGCGGAAACAACGAAAGACTCGAATGCAGCCGAGGAGGAAGCGGCCATGA